The proteins below are encoded in one region of Paramisgurnus dabryanus chromosome 2, PD_genome_1.1, whole genome shotgun sequence:
- the isl2b gene encoding insulin gene enhancer protein isl-2b codes for MVDIIFSSSFLDDMGDRSKKKSGLAMCVGCGSQIHDQYILRVSPDLEWHAACLKCVECSQYLDETCTCFVRDGKTYCKRDYVRLFGIKCAKCSLGFSSSDLVMRARDSVYHIECFRCSVCSRQLLPGDEFSVRDDELLCRADHGISLDHGSPLSPGNINSRSLHMAADPVSVRRNHMHKQSEKTTRVRTVLNEKQLHTLRTCYNANPRPDALMKEQLVEMTGLSPRVIRVWFQNKRCKDKKRSILMKQLQQQHGDKCNLQGITGTSLVAGSPIRHNPSVPGHQVELQTYHPPWKALSEFALQSDLDQPVFQQLVSFSETGSLGNSSGSDVTSLSSQLPDTPNSMVPSPVET; via the exons ATGGTGGATATAATATTCAGCTCTTCTTTTTTGGATGATATGGGGGATCGCTCCAAAA AGAAGTCCGGACTTGCGATGTGTGTTGGCTGTGGCAGTCAGATTCATGATCAGTACATCCTGCGGGTCTCCCCTGATCTGGAGTGGCATGCAGCTTGTTTAAAATGTGTAGAGTGCAGTCAATACCTGGATGAGACATGCACGTGCTTTGTACGGGACGGAAAAACATACTGCAAAAGAGATTATGTAAG GTTGTTCGGCATAAAATGCGCAAAATGCAGTTTGGGCTTTAGCAGCAGTGATTTGGTCATGAGAGCTCGGGACAGTGTTTATCACATCGAATGCTTTCGCTGCTCGGTGTGTAGCCGGCAGCTTTTACCCGGGGATGAGTTCTCTGTCCGGGATGATGAACTGTTGTGTCGAGCAGACCACGGTATATCTCTGGACCACGGCAGTCCTCTTAGTCCGGGAAACATCAACAGCAGATCCTTACATATGGCAG CTGACCCAGTGTCAGTCCGACGGAACCACATGCATAAGCAGTCAGAGAAGACCACACGGGTAAGGACTGTGCTAAACGAAAAACAGCTGCACACTTTACGGACGTGCTATAACGCAAACCCGCGTCCAGATGCGCTCATGAAGGAGCAGCTGGTGGAGATGACAGGCCTGAGCCCGCGGGTCATtcgagtttggttccaaaacaaacGCTGCAAGGACAAAAAAAGATCAATTCTCATGAAACAGTTACAACAGCAACATGGCGATAAATGT AATCTGCAGGGTATAACGGGTACGTCGCTGGTTGCAGGCAGCCCAATAAGACATAACCCTTCAGTGCCGGGACACCAGGTGGAATTGCAAACTTATCATCCACCCTGGAAAGCTCTCAGTGAATTTGCACTCCAGAGTGACTTAGATCAGCCTGTCTTTCAACAGCTA GTCTCTTTCTCAGAAACCGGTTCTTTAGGAAACTCCTCGGGCAGCGATGTGACCTCTCTTTCGTCACAATTACCAGACACACCGAACAGCATGGTACCGAGCCCGGTAGAGACGTGA